The Rhodopirellula halodulae genome includes the window ATGACGGTGATGGTGACTTGGATCTGGTTGTTGGCTGCCCGGACAAACCTTCCAACGGCACTTACCTGTTCGAGAATCCGACTCAAGATGCCTCAGTGAAGAAACCCGTTTTCAAATCGCCCGTGCGAATTGGCCGGGGATTTCACAACATGATGGCCAGCCAAGTGAATGGCCGAACAAGGGTCGTGATTCCCGGAAAGTACTTTGAGCAAAATCCAGCGACCGGCAAGTTTGATTTTGATGAGCCGCAAAACATCGCCGCTCCGGCCAAACCGCTGAACGAACCGGGGGCTCGGATTCGCGGCAACATGTGGCGGTACGTCGACTATGACGGCGATGGCGATCACGATTTGATTGCCGGGGTAGGGGATTGGTCCGATTTGGGATGGGACCACGCCTATGACGAGCAAGGCCGATGGCAAAATGGGCCGCTGCATGGCTATCTGTTCTTGATGCGCAATTCAGGCGATGACGCATCACCGAAGTTCGAAGCTCCCCGACAATTGAACGGCGGTGAAGAGCCAATCGATGTTTATGGTTGGCCCTGTGCCAGCTTGGTGGACTTCGACGGCGACGAAGATTTGGACATCATCGTCGGGAACTTTTTGGATTACTTCACCTACTTCGAGAACGTCGGGACTCGGAAAGACCCAAACTATGCCAAAGGCGAAGTGTTGTTGGACGAGGAAGGGCAACGTTTGACGATGCACTTGCAGATGATCACCCCAACCGCAATCGATTGGGATCAGGACGGGGACGCGGACTTGATTGTTGGGGACGAAGACGGACGCGTCGCGTTGATCGAAAACACAGGCGAGCTTCGCGATGGAAAGCCGGTCTTTCGCAAGCCAAGCTACTTCCGACAGCAGGCGGACACTCTGAAGTTTGGTGCACTGGCAACGCCTTACATCTCTGATTGGGATCAGGACGGAGATGACGACATCGTTTGTGGCAACACCGCCGGGAACATTGGATGGTTTGAAAATCTTGGTGACGGTGAAAATGGTTTGCCGAAGTGGGCGGCGCCCGTTCTGCTGGAGGTCCGCAAGCAAGACGGATCAACGGAGCCCTTCCGAGTTTTGGCTGGCGACAATGGGTCCATCCAAGGGCCTTGCGAAGCCAAATGGGGCTACACCACCTTGAGTTTGGCAGATGTCGATGGGGATGGAGACGACGACATTGTTTACAACTCCATCCTTTCAGAGGTTGGTGTTCTTCGAAACGACTCAGGGACCCTTGTCGAGCAAGACCTTTCCTCCAGTCCCATCGAATCACCGCCGGCATGGTACGAATGGAAACCGTCCACCCACGGTTCGTTGACTCAGTGGCGAACGACGCCTGTCGCACTGGATTTTGATGAGGACGGTAGTTTGGATTTGGTGCTGATGGACCAAGAAGGTTATCTGACGCTGCGTCGATCATTTGGGAAAGCCGAACGAATCTTCGTCGATGAAGACGGCTATCCCATTCGATTGACATCCGGCACCGCGGGACGATCGGGGCGAGTGAAGGTTGCCGTTGCGGATTGGGACAATGATGGACGCACCGACGTGTTGATCAACTCCGAGAATGTCACCTGGTATCGCAATGTGGCGGATCAAGACGAACATGTTGTTCTCAAACGCATCGGCAATCTGGCTCGTCGAAACGTGGCCGGGCACACCGCCAGCCCAGCCGTTTGCGATTTCAATCGAGACGGCAAGTTGGATTTGATTGTTGGAAGTGAGAATGGACGGATCTATCACATTCACCACGACGACTGCATTTCGTTCGAGCCGGATCAGTTGGCCGGAAACGTCCGGTTTGATCGAGCGAAGCCGGCCAAGGTGGACCCGCAAGAACCAATTCCAGCGGATGCGATGACCTATCGTTCGTCGCGCGGGAACATTGCGGCGTGGATTGAACGCCGTGGCGATTCTGGGAAGCCCGATTTGATTCGGTACCGATATCACGATGGCATGAAATGGTCCGGTCCGATCACTGTCCTGTGGGGAGCACCCAGTCGATCGTCGGTCGCCTATTTCGACGTGAGGTTCAGCAGCGAAAGCAAAGACGATGAAATTGTTTTGCAGTTCAACGTTGCGATGGATTATGAAAAACGTGAGGTCACGATGGTCAGTTACGATCGTGGGCGAACCTTCCGACAACCTGAGTGAGCAGGTTGCGTTGGAAGTCAGGATTGTTTCTCGATTGCTGTCATTGAAGTGAAAGTTGGTATGTCTCGCATCGCTCTTGGATTGGACTTTGGAACGGAGTCCGTTCGTGCCATTTTGGTTGACGCCGAAGGGAACGAACTCGCTTCGAAGGTCGACGCGTTTCGACACGGGCAAATCTTAGAGTGTTTGCCGGGTGGAAAAGAAACCTTGCCTCCTCGAACCGCGTTGCAATGCCCGGCGGACTGGTTGGAATCCGCTTCTGTCGCGACCCGAGACGCGGTGGAATCGGCGGGGATCACGCCGGAAGAAGTGGTGGGCGTCGGTGTCGATTTCACCAGTTGCACAATGTTGCCGACCAAGATCGACGGGACGCCGCTTTGCGAACTGGATGAATTTCAGGCTCGTCCGATGGCGTGGCCCAAGTTATGGAAGCATCACGGTGCACTGACGCAAGCCGAACGCATGACGGAGCTGGCTCGAGAGCGGGGCGAATCATTCTTAACGCGATACGGTGGAACCATTGGTTTGGAATGGTTCTTTCCGAAGATGTTGGAGACGATCGAAACGGATCCCGACGTGGCCGAAGCCACCGACGTTTGGTTGGAAGCGGGCGATTGGTTCGTTTGGCAACTGGTCGGCGTCGAGGCGGCTTCGCTCACACGTTCCACCTGCCAAGCAGGCTACAAGGCGATGTGGTCGGCGGACGAAGGCTACCCATCGCAGGAATATCTCGCCGCGGTGCACCCTCGATTGGCCGAAGCGGTCGCGAATCGGATGCCCGGCCAGATGCGGTCGCCCGGTGAACGCGCGGGCAACCTTTGCCAGGCAATGGCGTCAAAGTTGGGCTTACCAGAGGGCATTCCGGTTTCGACGGCAATCATCGATGCTCACTCGGGAGTTCCCGGTGTCGGCGCGGCGGAAACCGGAACCTTGGTGATGGTGTTGGGCACTAGCAGTTGTCACATGTTGAATGCAACCAACATGGTCGATATCCCCGGAGTCGCTGGTGTCGTGAACGGAGGAATTCTTCCCGGATTGTATGGCTATGAAACGGGACAGGCGGCGGTGGGAGATTCCTTCGCTTGGTTGCTCAAATTGCTGAACCTCGATTCGTTTGATCAGCTTGCGGATGATGCCTTGCAGTTGCCGCCCGGTGCGGACGGCGTGACCTGTCTGGATTGGCTCAACGGATGTCGAACGCCGCTGATGGATGGAAATGTTCGCGGTGCATTCACCGGATTGGGCATGAATCATGGGCCGGCGCATTTGTATTTGGCAATGATGGAAGCGTCCGCGTTTGGTGTCCGCTGGATCATCGAGCTGTTGCGAAACGGTGGGGAATCGAATGATGCCGGTGAAGGAGTTGCGGTCGACCAACTCATCGCCACCGGCGGATTGCCGCACCACAATCGAGCTTTCGTTGAGGTTTACGCAGATGTCCTTGGCATGCCTATCGAGATCCATCCATCGACGCAGGGACCGGCCGTCGGCGCAGCGGTGCTTGGGATGGTGGCCGCCGGAAGCGAAGTGACCGGATTCACGAACATTGCCGATGCCGCTCGGTCGATGGCTGCTGTGCCAGAAGCAAAGCGTGACCTGGTGTTGCCTCGTCCGGAACGTGTCCAGGCGTACCATGAGCTATACCAACGCTATCGAAGACTGGCCAAGGCTGTCTCCGAAAATCAAATCTGAATGAAACGCATTTGATAAGTTCGCGACCCAACGTTTTGATGTTGAACCATTGAGGAATCACCCATGAAGAACCAAGCACTCACTAATTGTCTGTTGACGTTGGTCGCAATGATCACTGTCTTCACCAAGCCGGTTGCGGCGGACGATTCTTTCATCGCGATGACTTACAAC containing:
- a CDS encoding FG-GAP repeat domain-containing protein translates to MLSSLSPSDVHGEDSPKLVPLEYNHPGLEVDLGVGLWAYPLPMDYDGDGDLDLVVGCPDKPSNGTYLFENPTQDASVKKPVFKSPVRIGRGFHNMMASQVNGRTRVVIPGKYFEQNPATGKFDFDEPQNIAAPAKPLNEPGARIRGNMWRYVDYDGDGDHDLIAGVGDWSDLGWDHAYDEQGRWQNGPLHGYLFLMRNSGDDASPKFEAPRQLNGGEEPIDVYGWPCASLVDFDGDEDLDIIVGNFLDYFTYFENVGTRKDPNYAKGEVLLDEEGQRLTMHLQMITPTAIDWDQDGDADLIVGDEDGRVALIENTGELRDGKPVFRKPSYFRQQADTLKFGALATPYISDWDQDGDDDIVCGNTAGNIGWFENLGDGENGLPKWAAPVLLEVRKQDGSTEPFRVLAGDNGSIQGPCEAKWGYTTLSLADVDGDGDDDIVYNSILSEVGVLRNDSGTLVEQDLSSSPIESPPAWYEWKPSTHGSLTQWRTTPVALDFDEDGSLDLVLMDQEGYLTLRRSFGKAERIFVDEDGYPIRLTSGTAGRSGRVKVAVADWDNDGRTDVLINSENVTWYRNVADQDEHVVLKRIGNLARRNVAGHTASPAVCDFNRDGKLDLIVGSENGRIYHIHHDDCISFEPDQLAGNVRFDRAKPAKVDPQEPIPADAMTYRSSRGNIAAWIERRGDSGKPDLIRYRYHDGMKWSGPITVLWGAPSRSSVAYFDVRFSSESKDDEIVLQFNVAMDYEKREVTMVSYDRGRTFRQPE
- a CDS encoding ribulokinase; amino-acid sequence: MSRIALGLDFGTESVRAILVDAEGNELASKVDAFRHGQILECLPGGKETLPPRTALQCPADWLESASVATRDAVESAGITPEEVVGVGVDFTSCTMLPTKIDGTPLCELDEFQARPMAWPKLWKHHGALTQAERMTELARERGESFLTRYGGTIGLEWFFPKMLETIETDPDVAEATDVWLEAGDWFVWQLVGVEAASLTRSTCQAGYKAMWSADEGYPSQEYLAAVHPRLAEAVANRMPGQMRSPGERAGNLCQAMASKLGLPEGIPVSTAIIDAHSGVPGVGAAETGTLVMVLGTSSCHMLNATNMVDIPGVAGVVNGGILPGLYGYETGQAAVGDSFAWLLKLLNLDSFDQLADDALQLPPGADGVTCLDWLNGCRTPLMDGNVRGAFTGLGMNHGPAHLYLAMMEASAFGVRWIIELLRNGGESNDAGEGVAVDQLIATGGLPHHNRAFVEVYADVLGMPIEIHPSTQGPAVGAAVLGMVAAGSEVTGFTNIADAARSMAAVPEAKRDLVLPRPERVQAYHELYQRYRRLAKAVSENQI